The region atccccaaaagtcTAAGTGCACAACTAAGGGATACGgtccttgaagcttagccgtggccctagcctcaaaacagaaccaagggccaCCCTGAGCAAAGACACGTGCCGCGACCCTTGCAATGGGCGCTGCGGCtctcacccctggccgagcctccttggctcatcttcatcctagggccgtagcgctctagaacagagccgcgaaccttcccttcgtgcccagaaaacccaccatttcaaagctcaaaacctcagccaaaaccactcCTAAGCCTCCTatttcaacacccaacattaccAAAACTCATAGACCAACTTAAGCTACACAACTCAACAGGAAATTCAACTTAAAACTCATGGAAATCCCACTCTTAATCACTGAACCTTTAAGAACATAACCACTCAAACTAACTAGTCAAAATCCCAAACTCAAACCACTAATTCATAAATTTATGCTTACCTTGATAATAGAATCCTTCCTctaaccaaaacccagctgattccCAATGTTTTCCAGCTCAAGTTCCACCCTAAACATCAATTGGACAATAACCTCAATTACCAACTAAAAACTCATGGTTAAACTTCAGAAAACACAGGGTTTAAATCCTTACCTTAACCTTGATTTGATTTCCCTAAATAGGTCTTGAACTAAGCCTCAGAAATCCAGctcaattctcagaaattcccaGCTTGTTTCCCTTAAGATTTCAGTGttcctttttctttgtttttccttgagagagagaaaaagagaagagctGAGAAAAAGTCGGTCTAATATTTCTTTCTATGGTTTTCCTTAAGTTTGTCTTgcttgttaagttaatcccaaggcttggggtgccGGAACTGTTCCcgaggcaaaatggtaaaatccctaatattcccgcctaaacctcctaacctcaaatatatctccatatatttattttcataacccgatagtctaaatagctacccgatacctaaaatacccttgacttatccaaagttaGCTGTTAAGccctattgtgacttttccccgctaactagccctaggatcacCTTGAGTCATGCTCTGCAGAtccacccacataataatgtggttctcacatatatcacatatatatatcatattatcatcAACACAACTatacaaacattattaatcatataattatgcatttaagtcAATAAAGTCATGCAAACCACATTTAACCCAGcaatgccctcccgacacactaaccaaggctcttaagcctcattagtgaatttggggtcgttacaattttaaattctaatttgtcttttcaataaaaaatCATTTGATATTGGTCTGAATTCTAAATGCCAAAACATTCAATAACaacaaagtaaccagttaccttgaaaatttttcatttttttcaattaAGTTTTTTAGTAAGGTATGTAATTACAGACTAAAGTAACTAATTACCTTCACCAGTTACAACCAATTAACTccttaaaaatttgaatttttttacaggTATGGAAAATACTACTTCCTTGGTTCAATTTGGAGGCATTTGGAATGAAAAAAATGAGTATGAAGGGTACACAATAACTGGGATATTGATTCCACAAAATTGTTCTCTTGACAACTTGGTAAATTTGATAAAAGAGGAGATAAAGGAAATAAGAGCAACCATTGAAGTTTATTATCAAGTAGCCAAAGGAACACCACCAATGAAGGATGAAACAGACAATTAAGTTTTGTTCTAcatggaaataaagaaaaaagttgtTGCAAAAATAACAGACTTACCATTGTGTGTAACTATAGTTCAAGAATCAAGTGATGAAAATAACCCTCTTCAACTAGCAAATCAAGAAGCTACAGCAGAAGAAATGGAGGTGGGAACATTATTAATGCAAGCAAACAAAGCTTTCATCAATGAACATATGTTACTTGAAGAAGGAATGTCAAGCACAACAAATGAGGGCATCAATGTGGCATACATACCTCACCTTCTTGAAGAAGTAGCTGATTTTATAATTGAAGacaatacaaaaagaaaaaagaaatttgaGGAAATCCAAATAGTAATATCTGATTACAGAGTGAACAAAATAGAGCAAGGACAAGAAAACAAGGACAATAACACAATCAAATCAACTCTTAGCTACTATGCCATGCTACATAACTTCTAGTTCAAAATAAAAAGATTAGAACCGAGAGAGTACCTGGTTACCTGCGCAGATGACACATGCAGCTAGTTTGTGAGAGCATCTAAATACAGAAATCAAGATTTATTCAAGGTACAAAAATTCATTCCAAATCATACTTGCTCTGTTGAAATTGTTATGGAGGATCATAGGCAAGCAAAAAAGCATCATAATTGGGGAATTAATGAAGAATAAgtacaagtgaatcaaaagaaaTTATACTACAAATGACATCATGAATGACATGAATGATGACTTTGGAGTAACCATGGGATACACAAAAGCATGGAGATCAAGAGAAATAGATTTGCTTCTAGTAAGAGGGAACCCCGATGATTCATATCAAAAGTTGCCAATGTATCTTTGAAGCAAGCAAATCCAGGAACATTAACACATATACTCACAGACAATGACGATAAATTCAAATACCTAGACATAGCTTTCTCTAACTCAATCATAGGTTGGAGATACTTGAAGCCTATAATTTTTGTTGATGGAACTTTCTTAAAAAATGCATATGGCGGCAACCTATTTTCAGCACCAACATTAGATTCAAACAACAACATTTTTGTCTTGGCTTTTGGAATAGCAAACTCTGAAAATGATAACTCTTGGATTTGGTTCTTCTCCAAACTGAGAGACACGTATGGAGAACCCGAAGGTATGATAGCTTCAATTATATATTTTGGTTTACATAGAAAAAGGAACTGCTTACCCAAATCCAATACACAAATACATGCTATTTCTTTTAGTATCTTATAAAAGTAACTGGTCACCTTCACAGGATTGGCTATTATTTCTGACAAACACAAGAGCATAGACAATGTAGTACATATAGTGTACCCAAATGCGTTCCATGGAGCTTGCATGTATCACTAGCTCAATAATTTGAAAAGCAAGTATGGAAACCATGGAGAGGAGCTACAAAGGAATTTCATTGCAGCAGCAAAAGAATACACAAAAACAAAATGCGAACACTACATGAGAGGCCTTGATAGACTTGACAGACGCATTAGACCCTATTTATAGAAAGCCAAGTATGAAACTTGGGCAAGATCATACTCACCAACAAAAAGATACACCATGATGACTTCCAACATCGCAGAATCGCTCAGCGCTGCACTAAAAGCTGCAAGAAATCTCCCTATTGATATCTTGATTGAATGTCTTAGTAGTTTGGTTCAAAAGTGGGTTTGGAACAACTCAAATAATGCACACGGAACATTCACAAAAGTGGCTACAACTATAGAAAATGAGTTGAGACATGACATTGTTTCAAAAATGAAGTATGAGGTATGCAACTAAACTTATTCTTTCTATTCTTTAATTTGTCAGTggatggtaactagttaccttgcgtaacagcaaaaaaaaaaagcaataaaCTACATAGAGGGGGAACAGGATACCATCAACATTAATTGTACataaatgtttattattttattctaattCATGACAAAAGTATTTTTAGGTCTTGCCTTTCAACACAATAGAATATCAAGTTTGTGATGAAAAGGGGACCAATTTCACAGTAAATATACACAATAGAACATGTACTTGTAATAGGTTTCAAGAAGATAAAATGCCTTGTGGGCATGCAGTCATTGTATTTGCAAAGAGAAACTTGGGAGTGTATGATTACTGTGCAAAGTTTTACAAAACATATACTTTGAAAGCATTGTATGAAGAAAATGTTCATCCTTTGCCCCATAAAGATGAATGGAATCTCCCACAACACTTAGACATAGTGGTGCTTCCTCCAAAGGCAACAATCCTTGCAGGAAGACCAAGAAAGAAAGTAATAATATCAAGAGGGGAACCAAAAGTGATAATCACCTGTGGAAAATGTGGCCAACCAGGACATAACAAGAAGACTTGCAAGAATCTACCAATTGACAAGGCAAACAAGCTGAAAAAGCAAAAGTCATAGCTTAATATATTACATCAAAACTACCCTATCATAGCTTCATTCATTAAATCATTGAATTTCATATTCATATATTGTTATTGAGTATTATAATAACTCTATTACAAATTCAAATACATTGAATGATTACACAAAGCATATAAAATTCCTTTTAGAATAAATTGTTGGTTTTTTTGTTGTCTGTTAAATATTTATGCAACCTACACCcgaaaaaatatggtttttaaaaattaaacataacATTGTGGATTAGTGGTTACCAAAGGTAATTAGATACCACTTTGTATATAACATGATGACCCAGCTGGGGACCTAGTTATTATAGCCCAATTGCTTTGAATATCCCAGTAGCTTTAAAAAAGACATCAAGCAACAAAAGTAATCAGTTACCTCTTTAATATAAGATGAAGACCAAACTAAGTACCTGGTTACCATTAAAATATCTCAGTTGCTTTACAAATAGAATAtgtataaaatataaatttaaatcgtgaaataaaaaaataaacaagaaactgGGTACTTTGCTCTAACAAttgtcacaaaaaaaaaatactgaaAACATCAAGCACCAAAGGTAACTAGCTACCCTTTCGTATGTAATATGTAGACCAAACAAAGTACCTGGTTACCATTAAAATATCCCTGAAAAACTAACTGAATATGTACagataaataaaacaaaaaaaatatcaaaagatATATAAGATATTCTTAAGTAACCAATGTCTTACAATAGTAGCAATTTAACATATGTAAGAATCCAACTAACTATTGGTCATCATTTCCAAAAGTCAAATATCATTTCCAAAAGCTGATCTGGTCTAGAGTAtagacaaaataaaaaaaaaatctaatatcCTTTCATATAGCTTCCTAAATAACCTATGCAGCAGTCTTAAGTAAATCTATGCAGCAGTCTTCCTCCTATTCTGCCTCCTATCCAAAAGCTTTTCACAAAACTCATCGTTAGTCAAATATCCATCTTCTTGTTTCTTCTTCCCATGAAAATACAAGCTAAGAACAAAAGTCTTGGCGAAGCAACTGAGCATCAAGATCTTTTGGCATCTCTTTTTCCTTTCCAAGAATTAATTGCTCGACAAAATAAGTTGTAAAAATCCCACAATCGCTGcaatattgcaaaaaaaaaaaaaaaaactaagaacatATAAACAAAATCAGCAACAAACAAgataaacaaaatttaaaaaaaactcaCCACTCAACTTGTTGAGGAACGCCTTTAGTAATAGTCAATTGCAAAACATCATTCTTAGCGACGTCACAAGGACTAAGATCAATATTTATATCAGGACGATCATAAAAACCAATATTTTCCAATAGAAGAGGAATCATTATAGCAAATGCTTCAATTACAGGTAAACTCAAATTTTCATGCCTCGCCCTCGACATAGAATCATAAATAATGAGCAACCTCATCTTTATGTCAAAATGAAACAAAAGCCAATGAGAAAGATCCTTTACATTAACAGGAATAAGAACATGATCAAGTAGATTCCAGTGAGAGCTGCAAAACAATGACTTGCCCCTCATAATCTTCAAAGGAACACAACTGTCATCAATGTTAAATGTACCACTGCCTGATTTCATAAACTTCTCAAACATGAACACAATATTTTGGCCAAAACAACTATCAATAGTAGAGACTCTCCTCTTCAAACCTTTGCATAACTTAACCTTTCTCCTCAAATAATACATCATGACATTAATATGctgcattttaaaaaataaatgcttATAAGACCACTATGAAAAAACCTGTTACCACTTACAACATAACATAATCAAAAAACAAAGGGTAACCAGTTCCAATCAGTTGCACAACAAAATTAAAAGTTTGGGTAACAAGTTACCATCAGCTAAACATTAAAATTATACatttgggtaaccagttacacaaAGCATTGCAACACAAAAAATAGTTATGGAAACTAGTTACCCCAGCTAAACTATTAGATTATACATTTGGGTAACTAGTTACACATATCGTTGAAACACAAAAAATGACCGTGGGAACTAGTTACCCCATCAAaacacaataatatataattgaagcaaatcattgaatttttttttaaaaaaaatgataaacacaACATAAAAAGAAAGAAATTCACAGATGAATCAACAAACTGCCCAGGAAAATACAAACGGTAGAACCACGTCTTCTCATCCATAAAAATAAAAGTGAAATCGATCAATGACTCAACCTTGTTATCATCATATTTcttaaacctaaaaaaaaaaccaaacaatTTTTAGAAAATGAAACAAACAATTTCACACAaacccaaaattaaaaataaacaaattgtACATACTTGTTATTGTGCTTGACTTTAGTTTCAATCCAACTATGAAACTCAGAAGCTTGTTCTTCAGTGTGATTGTGACCAAGATCATTAGAAAAATGACATATATTATCCAATatagttttctttattttgtgTTTACCTTCATCTTCAGAAGATCCACACTTTTTCATGAAAGGAGACTTGACCACAGCACTCGGCTTTGCCTCTCTTTTCTTAGGCAAAATAGCCATAGGATCAACCACCCTTGAAGAATCATTAACAACAATCAACCAATTGCTCTTATCCTCCATATTACTGCTATCTTTTAATGGTCTCTCAGTAGACTCATTTATCATCTTCCACATTTCATTTGACACATGAAATGTAGGAGTTGAATGAGTCGAGCATAACAACGAGGCTTCATTAGATTGACTCtgcaaaaacaaaaaggaaaaaatttataatttataacaaatataaaaaacataCTACTTCCTTAGACAAAATATGATTAAAACAACATACCTTAACAGGAGTAACAAAATCTGAAGTAATCTTCACAGAATGCTCCAAATCAGCTCCAACTTTTCACCAACTTCAACATCTTGGTACCCCCCCCCTCACACACAAACATCATCAATATATTCCTGGAGAAAGCAATGAAATATTTAATCAAGATATACAACTAATAATATAGGAAAAGACAATTACACAAGAAACTGCTTACCTGAGAAACATGGTCAAAGTCCATTTTATTTTGAGAATCTAAATCTCCACCATCAGTTTTGACAGACACAGTAGACTTAATGTCTACAAGCAAACCGATAGTTGTAGCAAAATCAGCTTCAAAACTTTTCTTCAAAGAACCAAGTTCACCAATAATCAACTTTTGGGAAGCTTAAACTTCAGTCAGCTTTATATGTAACTCCTTGATTTGATCTTGTTATATTTATCCTACATACaattaaacaagaaaacaaaaacatcaaaacataatcacatatagggttttaaaaaaagtaaaaaatgaaagaaaaaaaaacaaaacaaaacaaaaacaaacctcCAAACGCTTCTTTGGCAGAAAAAGTCCAGGTGTCAACAAAGGCATGTCCCATAGTGGAATGTCCTCACCTCCTCACCTATAGGTGATGGTGTTGGACATAATACACTTTCAAATGATAAATTTTTCAAGATACCGAATTTCTTTTCCTTCGCATTAGGAACGACAATACTGACATCAAATTTCatcagaattaaaaaaaaataaagagaatcAAATAAAAAGAACATGAATAACAACAAAAagcttaaataattaaatatgaaatataaaaaaaaaactataaaatgaGAAGTAACCAGTTACTTACAATTATAAAACAAATATAACAGATACAAAAATACAACACAAAACAAAAGAGGAAAAAAATTACCTTCTCATCTATAAAGACTTTCTCAAGAAATTCTTGATAACTCACACTATCCTTGCTATGCCAATTCAATATCCATGGAAATCAAGAACCAATCCTTTGACATAAGAAAGATGAACCAATTGGAAGTGTCTCGTAAATCCATATAAGGAATGCAAGAGGAAAACCAAAACATTTGTAACTCCAATTATTAAGAGACccatatgcttttctaggaatcTTCATGTAAAGAGCATTCCTCTCTTTTAAAGCAGAGCGCATATAACACCTAGTTCCTTGCCACAAAAGTTTGCCAAATGCAAATTTTTTCAACATGGAAAGCTCACAATCAACCATACCAAAAACTTGTTGCCACAAAACTTGTTCTCATTCAGGGTCACAGACAAAAAACCAGCCAAAAAGTGAACAATCCCCAACTTCACAACAAGCTCATCCCCCATATCATTAAAATTCTTTGAATTAAAAAGATTACTAACTTCATTTTTGCTAACTTTGTCATTCCCTTTAACACCAGGGAAAAATTCTTTCCTAATACATTTTTTACCATCAGGAAACATACTTAAATCAACACTTCCAGCACAATCTAGCCCAGTAATTAATCCAAACTCACTAATAGAAAACCTCACTACCTTATCACCAAGcttaaaccaaaactcaaattcttcTTTTTCCTGATGAACTTCCCCCATCAAAACACTATGTACAAGCTGTGCTTGCCATGCAGTACTTGGCAAATccaaaaaatgaccaaaaggagTTTTTCTAAACATAGCCTTCTGCTTCTTGGTGAAGACTTTTTTCAAATCAACTATAACTTCTTGTTTATTCCATTGCTGAACCTTACTTCCAAACTGAAACTCTGGTTTGATCATATAATGCACAGCCTGAATAAAATAGAACACAAATACCacaaaaaagaaaattaaaataaataataactacAACATTAAAAAAATCATACACATCTAAGAAAACAAGTTACTTTAAAACTTAACCAGCTACATTACAAcatatacaattaaaaaaaatcaaaattaaaacaagaacaataaaaaatcacaaataaaaatgATTATGTAGCAGAATTAGAAACAactaatcaaaaaaaaaaaaaaaccagttaCATCCaacaagtaactagttacctcgAACATTAAACAACACATGAAAGTGCATACACttgtagggtaaccagtta is a window of Humulus lupulus chromosome 4, drHumLupu1.1, whole genome shotgun sequence DNA encoding:
- the LOC133832867 gene encoding uncharacterized protein LOC133832867; the encoded protein is MMTSNIAESLSAALKAARNLPIDILIECLSSLVQKWVWNNSNNAHGTFTKVATTIENELRHDIVSKMKYEWMVLPFNTIEYQVCDEKGTNFTVNIHNRTCTCNRFQEDKMPCGHAVIVFAKRNLGVYDYCAKFYKTYTLKALYEENVHPLPHKDEWNLPQHLDIVVLPPKATILAGRPRKKVIISRGEPKVIITCGKCGQPGHNKKTCKNLPIDKANKLKKQKS